A single Hippopotamus amphibius kiboko isolate mHipAmp2 chromosome 5, mHipAmp2.hap2, whole genome shotgun sequence DNA region contains:
- the HNRNPH3 gene encoding heterogeneous nuclear ribonucleoprotein H3 isoform X2 encodes MDWVMKHNGPNDASDGTVRLRGLPFGCSKEEIVQFFQGLEIVPNGITLTMDYQGRSTGEAFVQFASKEIAENALGKHKERIGHRYIEIFRSSRSEIKGFYDPPRRLLGQRPGPYDRPIGGRGGYYGAGRGSMYDRMRRGGDGYDGGYGGFDDYGGYNNYGYGNDGFDDRMRDGRGMGGHGYGGAGDASSGFHGGHFVHMRGLPFRATENDIANFFSPLNPIRVHIDIGADGRATGEADVEFVTHEDAVAAMSKDKNNMQHRYIELFLNSTPGGGSGMGGSGMGGYGRDGMDNQGGYGSVGRMGMGNNYSGGYGTPDGLGGYGRGGGGSGGYYGQGAMSGGGWRGMY; translated from the exons ATGGATTGGGTTATGAAACATAATGGTCCAAATGACGCTAGTGATGGGACAGTACGACTTCGTGGACTGCCATTTGGTTGCAGCAAAGAGGAAATAGTTCAGTTCTTTCAAG GGTTGGAAATCGTGCCAAATGGGATAACATTGACGATGGACTACCAGGGGAGAAGCACAGGGGAGGCCTTCGTGCAGTTTGCTTCAAAGGAGATAGCAGAAAATGCTCTGgggaaacacaaggaaagaatAGGGCACAG GTATATTGAGATCTTCAGAAGTAGCAGGAGTGAAATCAAAGGATTTTATGATCCACCAAGAAGATTGCTGGGCCAGCGACCGGGACCATACGATAGACCAATAGGAGGAAGAGGGGGTTATTATGGAGCTGGGCGTGGAAGTATGTATGACAGAATGCGACGAGGAGGTGATGGATATGATGGTG GTTATGGAGGTTTTGATGACTATGGTGGCTATAATAATTATGGCTATGGAAATGATGGCTTCGATGACAGAATGAGAGATGGAAGAG GTATGGGAGGACATGGCTATGGTGGTGCTGGTGATGCAAGTTCAGGTTTTCATGGTGGTCATTTTGTACATATGAGAGGATTACCTTTTCGTGCAACTGAAAATGACATTGCTAAT ttcttctcaCCACTAAATCCAATCCGAGTGCATATTGATATTGGAGCTGATGGCAGAGCAACAGGAGAAGCAGATGTAGAGTTTGTGACACATGAAGATGCAGTAGCTGCCATGTCTAAAGATAAGAATAATATGC AACATCGATACATTGAACTCTTCTTGAATTCAACTCCTGGAGGCGGCTCTGGAATGGGAGGTTCTGGAATGGGAGGCTATGGCAGAGATGGAATGG ATAATCAAGGAGGCTATGGATCTGTTGGAAGAATGGGAATGGGGAACAATTACAGCGGAGGATATGGTACTCCTGATGGCTTAGGTGGTTATG gcCGTGGTGGTGGAGGCAGTGGCGGTTACTATGGGCAAGGTGCCATGAGTGGAGGTGGATGGCGTGGGATGTACTAA
- the HNRNPH3 gene encoding heterogeneous nuclear ribonucleoprotein H3 isoform X1 translates to MDWVMKHNGPNDASDGTVRLRGLPFGCSKEEIVQFFQGLEIVPNGITLTMDYQGRSTGEAFVQFASKEIAENALGKHKERIGHRYIEIFRSSRSEIKGFYDPPRRLLGQRPGPYDRPIGGRGGYYGAGRGSYGGFDDYGGYNNYGYGNDGFDDRMRDGRGMGGHGYGGAGDASSGFHGGHFVHMRGLPFRATENDIANFFSPLNPIRVHIDIGADGRATGEADVEFVTHEDAVAAMSKDKNNMQHRYIELFLNSTPGGGSGMGGSGMGGYGRDGMDNQGGYGSVGRMGMGNNYSGGYGTPDGLGGYGRGGGGSGGYYGQGAMSGGGWRGMY, encoded by the exons ATGGATTGGGTTATGAAACATAATGGTCCAAATGACGCTAGTGATGGGACAGTACGACTTCGTGGACTGCCATTTGGTTGCAGCAAAGAGGAAATAGTTCAGTTCTTTCAAG GGTTGGAAATCGTGCCAAATGGGATAACATTGACGATGGACTACCAGGGGAGAAGCACAGGGGAGGCCTTCGTGCAGTTTGCTTCAAAGGAGATAGCAGAAAATGCTCTGgggaaacacaaggaaagaatAGGGCACAG GTATATTGAGATCTTCAGAAGTAGCAGGAGTGAAATCAAAGGATTTTATGATCCACCAAGAAGATTGCTGGGCCAGCGACCGGGACCATACGATAGACCAATAGGAGGAAGAGGGGGTTATTATGGAGCTGGGCGTGGAA GTTATGGAGGTTTTGATGACTATGGTGGCTATAATAATTATGGCTATGGAAATGATGGCTTCGATGACAGAATGAGAGATGGAAGAG GTATGGGAGGACATGGCTATGGTGGTGCTGGTGATGCAAGTTCAGGTTTTCATGGTGGTCATTTTGTACATATGAGAGGATTACCTTTTCGTGCAACTGAAAATGACATTGCTAAT ttcttctcaCCACTAAATCCAATCCGAGTGCATATTGATATTGGAGCTGATGGCAGAGCAACAGGAGAAGCAGATGTAGAGTTTGTGACACATGAAGATGCAGTAGCTGCCATGTCTAAAGATAAGAATAATATGC AACATCGATACATTGAACTCTTCTTGAATTCAACTCCTGGAGGCGGCTCTGGAATGGGAGGTTCTGGAATGGGAGGCTATGGCAGAGATGGAATGG ATAATCAAGGAGGCTATGGATCTGTTGGAAGAATGGGAATGGGGAACAATTACAGCGGAGGATATGGTACTCCTGATGGCTTAGGTGGTTATG gcCGTGGTGGTGGAGGCAGTGGCGGTTACTATGGGCAAGGTGCCATGAGTGGAGGTGGATGGCGTGGGATGTACTAA
- the HNRNPH3 gene encoding heterogeneous nuclear ribonucleoprotein H3 isoform X3, giving the protein MYDRMRRGGDGYDGGYGGFDDYGGYNNYGYGNDGFDDRMRDGRGMGGHGYGGAGDASSGFHGGHFVHMRGLPFRATENDIANFFSPLNPIRVHIDIGADGRATGEADVEFVTHEDAVAAMSKDKNNMQHRYIELFLNSTPGGGSGMGGSGMGGYGRDGMDNQGGYGSVGRMGMGNNYSGGYGTPDGLGGYGRGGGGSGGYYGQGAMSGGGWRGMY; this is encoded by the exons ATGTATGACAGAATGCGACGAGGAGGTGATGGATATGATGGTG GTTATGGAGGTTTTGATGACTATGGTGGCTATAATAATTATGGCTATGGAAATGATGGCTTCGATGACAGAATGAGAGATGGAAGAG GTATGGGAGGACATGGCTATGGTGGTGCTGGTGATGCAAGTTCAGGTTTTCATGGTGGTCATTTTGTACATATGAGAGGATTACCTTTTCGTGCAACTGAAAATGACATTGCTAAT ttcttctcaCCACTAAATCCAATCCGAGTGCATATTGATATTGGAGCTGATGGCAGAGCAACAGGAGAAGCAGATGTAGAGTTTGTGACACATGAAGATGCAGTAGCTGCCATGTCTAAAGATAAGAATAATATGC AACATCGATACATTGAACTCTTCTTGAATTCAACTCCTGGAGGCGGCTCTGGAATGGGAGGTTCTGGAATGGGAGGCTATGGCAGAGATGGAATGG ATAATCAAGGAGGCTATGGATCTGTTGGAAGAATGGGAATGGGGAACAATTACAGCGGAGGATATGGTACTCCTGATGGCTTAGGTGGTTATG gcCGTGGTGGTGGAGGCAGTGGCGGTTACTATGGGCAAGGTGCCATGAGTGGAGGTGGATGGCGTGGGATGTACTAA